The proteins below are encoded in one region of Streptomyces ficellus:
- a CDS encoding CynX/NimT family MFS transporter, giving the protein MSDEPHTQIQTRTQTSTQAQTPTRSQGPGRPRSRPATGSRTQPHTSAPAPAGADDPQHRSTVWLTRLLIVGLVLAALNLRPAITSLGALLEEVRTGLHMSGGVAGVLTSVPPLCFAVFGITAPRLARRFGPGAVVLAGMAAITAGLLIRPFTGGTAAFLAASALALMGIAVSNVLMPVIVKRYFPDRVGTMTGLYSMALALGTSLAAAATVPVTSALGGSWRAGLAVWAVLGALAVVAWLPLVRNRGGVDAGTAPGASADAGAAPGDSAGEGGTREVPAFRITRSRTAWALGCFFGLQATGAYITMGWMPQIFRDAGVSAGTAGVLLAVTMVMGVPLAFVIPRLATRMKNQGPIAVVLGLCGLTGYAGLHFAPAGGAWVWALLLGVSNCAFPLALTMIGMRSRTGGGVVRLSAFAQSVGYLISIPGPILVGALYEHSGGWGVPLALMAGLMVPQMIVGMLAGRDRTIEDEA; this is encoded by the coding sequence ATGTCCGACGAGCCGCACACCCAGATCCAGACCCGGACCCAGACGTCGACGCAGGCCCAGACGCCGACGCGGAGTCAGGGTCCCGGCCGGCCGCGCAGCCGGCCCGCGACCGGGAGCCGGACGCAGCCCCACACCTCCGCGCCCGCCCCCGCCGGTGCGGACGACCCGCAGCACCGGAGCACGGTCTGGCTCACCCGGCTCCTGATCGTCGGGCTCGTCCTCGCGGCGCTCAACCTCCGGCCCGCCATCACCAGCCTCGGCGCCCTTCTCGAAGAGGTGCGCACGGGACTGCACATGAGCGGCGGCGTCGCCGGCGTCCTCACCTCCGTACCGCCCCTGTGCTTCGCGGTGTTCGGCATCACCGCCCCCCGGCTCGCCCGCCGCTTCGGACCCGGGGCCGTCGTCCTCGCCGGCATGGCCGCCATCACGGCCGGTCTGCTCATCCGGCCCTTCACCGGCGGTACGGCCGCCTTCCTGGCCGCCAGCGCCCTGGCCCTGATGGGCATAGCCGTCAGCAACGTCCTGATGCCAGTGATCGTCAAGCGCTACTTCCCCGACCGCGTCGGCACCATGACGGGCCTGTACTCGATGGCCCTCGCCCTCGGCACCTCGCTGGCCGCCGCCGCCACCGTCCCGGTCACCTCCGCGCTGGGCGGCAGCTGGCGCGCCGGCCTCGCGGTGTGGGCCGTCCTCGGCGCCCTCGCCGTGGTGGCCTGGCTGCCACTGGTACGCAACCGGGGCGGCGTGGATGCAGGTACGGCGCCGGGTGCGAGCGCGGATGCGGGCGCGGCGCCGGGGGACTCCGCCGGGGAGGGGGGCACCCGGGAGGTGCCCGCGTTCCGGATCACCCGCAGCCGTACGGCCTGGGCGCTCGGCTGCTTCTTCGGGCTCCAGGCCACCGGCGCGTACATCACCATGGGGTGGATGCCGCAGATCTTCCGGGACGCCGGGGTCTCCGCCGGCACCGCCGGGGTACTGCTCGCCGTGACCATGGTGATGGGCGTGCCGCTCGCCTTCGTCATCCCCCGGCTCGCCACCCGGATGAAGAACCAGGGTCCCATCGCCGTCGTCCTCGGCCTGTGCGGACTGACCGGGTACGCCGGGCTCCACTTCGCCCCCGCGGGCGGGGCGTGGGTCTGGGCGCTGCTGCTGGGCGTCTCCAACTGCGCGTTCCCGCTCGCGCTCACCATGATCGGCATGCGGTCGCGGACGGGTGGCGGTGTCGTACGGCTCTCCGCCTTCGCCCAGAGCGTCGGCTACCTGATCTCCATCCCGGGGCCGATCCTGGTCGGCGCCCTCTACGAGCACAGCGGCGGCTGGGGTGTCCCCCTCGCGCTGATGGCGGGGCTGATGGTGCCGCAGATGATCGTCGGGATGCTGGCGGGGCGGGACCGGACGATCGAGGACGAGGCGTGA
- a CDS encoding SGM_5486 family transporter-associated protein — translation MQPVLEPNPQNGQKKLLLVLGTMLGIGVVIGVIATIVSP, via the coding sequence ATGCAGCCTGTGCTCGAACCGAACCCGCAGAACGGCCAGAAGAAGCTCCTCCTCGTGCTCGGCACGATGCTGGGGATCGGCGTGGTGATCGGCGTCATCGCCACCATCGTCTCGCCGTGA
- a CDS encoding SixA phosphatase family protein, with protein sequence MSVDTPRRIVLLRHAKADWPQVSDHERPLAERGRKDAPVAGRRLAETGITFDLALCSTAARTRETWKLAVQELPQRPKTVYEERLYEASPGEILALLNETPEDVHDILVIGHNPGMHAVADALAGQGEGDTLARMNRGGFPTSAFAVVGFTGTWKSVEHGVGTLLSYWAPHE encoded by the coding sequence ATGAGCGTCGATACACCCCGCAGGATCGTGCTACTCCGGCATGCGAAGGCCGACTGGCCCCAGGTGTCCGACCACGAGCGACCGCTCGCGGAGCGAGGCCGCAAGGACGCCCCCGTGGCGGGGCGCCGGCTCGCCGAGACCGGAATCACCTTCGACCTGGCCCTGTGCTCGACCGCGGCCAGGACCCGCGAGACCTGGAAGCTGGCGGTGCAGGAGCTGCCCCAGCGGCCCAAGACCGTGTACGAGGAGCGGCTCTACGAGGCGTCCCCCGGCGAGATCCTCGCGCTGCTCAACGAGACGCCGGAGGACGTGCACGACATCCTCGTCATCGGGCACAACCCGGGGATGCACGCGGTCGCCGACGCCCTCGCGGGCCAGGGCGAGGGGGACACCCTGGCACGGATGAACCGGGGCGGCTTCCCCACCTCCGCCTTCGCCGTCGTCGGCTTCACCGGCACCTGGAAGTCGGTGGAGCACGGCGTGGGCACGCTGCTGAGCTACTGGGCGCCGCACGAGTAG